In the genome of Hevea brasiliensis isolate MT/VB/25A 57/8 chromosome 14, ASM3005281v1, whole genome shotgun sequence, the window AAGTTATATTTTCCTAATTAAACGTAATATAATTtaccaatttattttttaatttattacatattaaattatattataattaaattatatgataagtGTTATTATCTTTTACCACTTAGAAGCAAATCGCctcttataaaattaatttatataccaaacacatctacaccATACtctttaaaatgtaatttttttttaaagtgtaCTTTGATCTAAGATAGTAGTGATAAAAGGTGGCATATAAAAGGAAGATCAAACAATGGATTAATTCATAAGCAAAGGTTAATTAATCCTTCAATTTCATTTTCTAATTGAAACCAAATTGACTAAGACATACCAACTCCTTTGGTTAATGAATAATCATTTGCCATTGGTATTCTGCCTGGCTGCAACTCATTACCAAACCTCTTTGCCCCTTGGCAtttaccctctctctctctctctctctctctcttctatcCCATTACGTCTCGTCCTTCTCCTTTTCTGTTCGTAGCTAAGGACTAAGGTGCAAAATTTACCCATTTAAGGCATCAAAAATTCCATCCCTTCCAGTGCTTAAAAGAATTTTTGCCGTCTTTTTACCCTTCTACTTTTCTTATTTTGTACATATGTTTGGTCCGTTTTCATGTCAAAAgttttcacctttttttttttcatttggtaGACTTTCAATTTGTATATTTGGATAAATATGTCTAGTTATGTTCGTATAATACCAATTAttatatttatcatttaattCTATTAACATATCAAAACTTTATCAATATTCATAACTCATAAATCATCTGATATTACTTTTATTTacgttatttaaatttttttttattttttcactattttaattaattatttctattttattttcaaCATGTGTCATATGCATTATTTATCATATgtaatcatttttaattttatctattattatataaatattatatttttatcgtATTTATaatgtatatattatattttatatgtatGACATTCACTTCTATACAATATTACTTGTCTCCCcatttcccctctaatttaaagctACATTCTTTTGTAAGATGGAAGCCAAATAGATTTTAAGTTTGAAAtttaattagtaaaaaaaaaattatatggccACGTGTAGTACAATGGGAGGGGGTGACAGCGGAGGATTGTCCCACAAATGATTTAAGCGGTGGATCCAACATACCAACTAGAATTTGGGTGATTATGGCAAAAACTTAGCGTACAAATTACATTTTGCCACTTGCTATTTCTGTGTAACTCTACATCCCTATTTTAAGGAATAAGGTCCAGCCCACATTTGCCTTTGGGTCCACTCTTCATAATCTTGTTTCCTCTCCATTAATCATCATTATATGTTCACGTTCTTTCTCCTCGTTAGttacaatattaaaaaaaaaaaaattaaataaaccaattttagttatttacaaaaagtattttaaaaatcaattaaataaaattttaattgatgattaGTTCCATCCAAGCcagtttgatttcttattttgaaCTTCAAAGGCATtaaaaattatagttaggtgtaAGTTTAAAAGTGAGATTAAGTGGTAATTAGGATCAACATAGTTAGTAAGCCTAGTGTCGTCTCTTATAAGTAAGGGGTCATGAATAGAAATCCAACTCTATTCCCATAACATATGCGCGAGAGATTGAGAAAATGAAAGGTAAAATTAGGAActaaaacataaataaatatgtatatttaACTTATTTTATACGTAAATTGCATCATGCCTATTGTGCTTTAAATCTATAataaaaaaagattaaataagaatttctgaaaaaaataaatataaataatgatACTAAATTcacataaaataaagaaattaatcacaacatttttaatttatgaaaattttttaattaaattcaatttatcTTGAATCTACCATATAATACATATAGTAaaatttttatgtaaaataaataaaattcaaatattcTAAAAAATtctctaaatatatatatataatttgatgtATTGTGAATCCACTATGGTAAAATTTTCaagtaaaataaataaactaCCAACAAATGCTTATTCTTATTGTATGTACATGGGATGACAATAATCAAGCTTACGAGGTATAAGCCAAATTtcgataataatttttaaaataatatttaatattttaatattaattaaaatattatattttttatttatattatttaataatataatatttatataaatttatataaatttatattaatatttaaaaattaagaaagtgattcacaaaatattatttttcttaacTTTTATAAGTTACAAAAATATTTGGATTGaggttaattatttttatatttaatcattaatgtaataattatttataataaatatttatattttaaattattatattaatacttAATTACTAATTACTGATATTTaactattaataaaataattaacgagTACtataactcttaatattatcgcACCAACCCTCTAACAACCTACGTTTATAATCATTTACAATGATCTACGGGGACCCCACCCCCACTCCACAACCACCCTTCCCCTTTTTTACTTTTTACATCGAACTCTCTACCAGACAGGTAAAACCGTAAAATGTAAAAAACCGCAACAAGATCATATAATGATCACTAATACAATTTTAAAAACTGCTTAGCAACAACATAAACCTAGCTGGTAACCTACGTGTCACTCAGATCTCAAGTCCAAATCACATGCACTCCTGGGCCCCACAACGCTATGACCATGATCCGACGCTTCAGATTTGTTTGGTAGAGGATGGGCCCCCCTCAAAATTGCGAACCTTCCTTGCGTTTTAATCTCTTCAGAGTCTTTCCCTATTTATTCTGTCTCTACACTTGCTCTTTTACTCACTCCTCACTCTTGCGATTGTTCTCTCCTGTAGAGAGAGATAGAAACTGAGTTTAACGAAAATGAGGCATCAAAAAGCTACAATCTTCGTTTGTCTGATATGCATTGTTATCGCCGGGGTCGGAGGTCAATCTCCGGCTAATCCTCCGACGGCCACTCCGGCTCCTCCTACACCAACTACTCCTTCTCCCCCTACTAGCACCCCTGCTCCTCCAACTACCACTCCTCCCCCGGCTTCAGCTCCTCCTCCAGTAACCCAATCTCCACCTCCCGCTACTCCTCCTCCTGTTTCAACACCACCACCGGCTACTCCCCCTCCTGTCAGCTCTCCACCCCCTGCATCTCCTCCACCCGCAACTCCACCTCCAGCCACTCCTCCACCAGCATCTCCTCCTCCCGCTACTCCACCTCCGGCTTCTCCTCCACCTGCAACTCCACCACCAGCATCTCCTCCTCCCGCAACTCCGCCACCTGCATCTCCTCCTCCTGCTACTCCACCACCAGCAACTCCTCCTCCAGCTGCTCCACCTGCTCTGGTTCCAGCTCCTGCTCCAAGCAAGAAGAAGTTGAAGGCTCCAGCTCCATCTCCCTTGGCGCCAAGTCCACCAGCGCCACCCACGGAGGCACCCACGCCCAGTTTGGGTTCAATCTCTCCAGCACCAGCAGGCACAGATGTGGTACGTATTTCTGTCTCCGCTTCATCATATTCGTCAACTAATATTGGCTTCTCTCTAAAGTGCGCTTTGGTGTTCAATGCGCACCTGATCTATGCCTTTCTTACCAGATCTCACATCTTTTTTACTTCCCTTTCGTTTCCTTCACGTATCGGAATCACCGTAGTTGATATTATTTTTAACTAGAAACAGGCGTAACGTAGACAAAACATATTGTGATTTGCTAACATATACCAGGAGTTGTCTGTGTTTCGTGTCAGCCTGGTGTTCCCGCCTTGGGTCCTTGAGTGGTCAAGTTTCTCTAAGTACAGTGGGTAGCACTAGAATGTAGAACTAGGATATGATCTCTCTGACCAATCAGCTGGAGCATATGGATCTGATTCTTTGGAAGCGTTGACCTCTGTTGATTGGTATCAAGCACGTGTTGATGCCTGACTGATCATACTCTTGCGGTACCCTACAAagttctttttaaaattttttttatccgtTGAGGTAATAGTTTATAGTGCCATACTTCCGCGTGACAGTAGGCATTTGCTCTGTCAACCTATACCTAGACTCATCTACTAAATTCTTAGATTCACGGTGGACTCAGAATTTCCTTGGAAAGAACAGTCAAGAGTTAAGTCAGGAAGTCCACGTGGAAATCTTTGGGTAGAGCACGAGGCAGAGAATCCCAAGGATCTGCCTGTAGTCCTTCGTACAACTGCTGCAATCTTCTAATGAAGCTGCATAATAGGCTGACAGGTGGTAGTGTGGGACCATAGGTGCAGGAAATGACAATCTAAATCCATAATAATTAGTTAACTCAGTCCAAAACCAACTTCTTTTTATTAATACTGCAGTTATGGGAAGGGGTGTGTGGGCTTTGATGAGTCCAATTATAGCCCtgaccataataataataataataataataataataataataataataataataatatagtaataataataacaactgcTGTTGTTTGCAAAATGTAAATGCAGAGTGGAGTAGAAAAGCTGATTTCAATGCAGAAGATTGTTGGGAGCTTGATGTTTGGATGGACAATTTTCTGCTGGCTACTTTAGACATGATTCTCAGATCTCTCagctttgttattattattattattttttgaatttatgTTGTTACATTTTGGCTATATATTATATATAGTAGTGGCTGCCATTTTAGCCTTCGCTCGGTGATGAGACGTTTATTATCTGTATTTGATTTTGAGCTTATACATACATTCGGTTGAATTCTTTGGGAGATTTTGGGGACAGCTTTTGTATTGATGGGGAGAGGACTTGTTTTGTATTTTGGATTGCTGTTGGTAAGCTACCTCTTGATCTCatttattatatttcttttactaGCCTGCGTCTGTCTTAGCTTTCgtcttttcttttattattacttCGTGCATTTTCAAGCATATATAAGCAATGTCTCATGTAAACAGTACGAGAAATTTCCTTtacttgcaatttttttttttaaattttgacatgGATAATCGGTCttttagtaaaaataaaaaagtgaattcaatacattatgaattttttagttttgacatAAATGATTTAcctttttactagaaaatttaacgGTTCTCGTAATATCAAGAAAAACAAATCAGATAAAATTGAGCTTTTGTTCCGTGATGTATATATGTTACAATCTCACTATTATTAGGATGtttttttttgtctaaattcgatttattataaatttaagacaCAATGTATAGTAAGATTCACTTATCAAATATATGAGTCTCACATATTTGTATCTTGAGTTtataatgaattaaatttaaacaaaaattttttatattcttATCTCAGTCGCATTATAACTTTAGCTTGCATTCGTTGCTTTACCTTTTAAGAACTCAATATTAGATAACCCTCCAGTTAGATCACAAAAGATCAACTGTCAATACCCTTTGACTTGTTTGTTTTACAACTTAAATCTCTAGATACCAAAATTTATCTTATATGAATATTGTCAAATTTCTAAATATGGTCCTTTAGGATCCCATATCGAGTATAAAGTGTATATGCATGGTGCTTATATGAGATTAGGGGTCTTGGTAAAATTGCCATGGTTTTATCAATATGCTAAGTCCTGTAATTGAGCATTGTGTACGTGCATTTTAacttgagacaaaaaaaaaaaagcgaacTTCGTGAGGGGTGAGCTGATTTGAGTCACCAATGCGCAGTGTCATGGTTGAGGTCTTTGTTTACATGGGCGTGTTTAGAGGCTAGTCCTTCGGGATACCACATTGGGTGTGGAGTGTGTGTAGGTAGTGCTTATATGAGATGCATAAAGGgtcttaataaaattattatagtttTACTAAAATATCAAGTCTTGTTCCTAAGTACTGTTTGCGTGTGTTctaacttttaaaaaaaaaaaaaaaacacttctaagtATGAGACTGAAGAGGAGGTGAACCACCAACAACGAGGCATGGTCTTATTGAATGACTTTTCAGCTATGTAAGCCCAACTCACGCCTTGATTTCCTCGTTCAAAAATATAACAAAGCACTCCTACGTAACACTTCAACTTAAAAGATGGCTTCTTACAACTGCTTCATTCTTTTCTTTCTTCATTGCTTTGTCATTTTCAAGCATGGATATATTGGCTTAGCAACTGCAATCTTCTGCAATTGCCACCTTTGCCTTCGTTGCCCAATTTGTCGAAGCTTCCGTTGCCCACCATTCCAACTCTCCGACAATCCACATTGCCAACCTTGCCAACAACACAACCCTCTTTGCCTAATCCCACTTTTCCTCCACTTCCTAGCTTGCCCACCATGCTTGCTGTCCCAAAGGTTACATTGCCTCAATCCCTAATATCCCAACTACAATTCCCTCTATCCCATTCATCTACCCCCCACCAGCTGGAAACTAAACCTTCATATCACGCGTATGGAGTTTGGACTGTGTCTCACCATTGATTTGAAGCATTGAACATCATACTAGAAGCCCATGTCTTTGTATATAGATGCATCTCTTAGGAGTTGTTTTGTGCTTATTCAATTTTTTACCTCTTTGTTTTGCTCACACATTTGAGCATTACCGGCTTTATGTTGTCTCATTACATTATACTATGTATGATTTGCTAGTTTCAAATTCATGCTTATTAATTATGGTTTCCTCCATTCTCTTTTATTATGTCttgtaaaaataaataagcatgaCTGCTCCTTTCTATTCTattgaataatttaattatttactctCCAACTAATTTATATATAAGTTGTTTAAATTAATTGGAAAGAAAAATGTAATAACTACAATTCTAGTCCAAGATATTATGGATGGCATTTCCTAGCTAGGAGCTGTTCATTTACaacaaaaaggaagagagaaaaaggTGGTGTGTAGGCTATTAGTTTGCTTTTGGCTGGTCAAGCTTTTTCTGTGGAACAAGAGCTCAACCATATAAATCCTTGACATTAATTACCTACATCCACAGAGTATATTCCATTTAAACCAAAAACCTAAACCCATAAGCCATCTTAATTTCTAtctacataaaaaaataataagagaAAAAATTGTTGAACATTATGTCTTTCTcaatctttttctttattttccttcTTGCAATTCCTACTATCCAAGCCTCagatttaataaattaaacttgCGAAGAAAACCTTATACAAGGACCTATGCAGATCTGCCCTAGGATCATCCAATGTAAAAGATATACAGAGCCTAGCAAAATCTGCGTTAAAGATTGCATCATTAAATGGAAGTGAAGTAAACAAGCACATCACCCAACTATTGATGAACAAAAGTTATGATGAATTCATCCATCAATGCTAACAGATTGCTCTGAGAAGTATTGAGAAGCAATAGATCAACTTAAGGATTCCACAACAGCTTTGAATTCTGAAGCTTTCAATGATGTTAATACATGGGTTACTGCTTCCATGACCAATGCACAATCTTCTGAAGATGGATTCAAGGAAAAATTAGGGCTTGTATCTCCCTACTCATATCAACACGAAGTTTAGTCAACTTTGTGGTATTACTTTATCAGTAACCAATCTCTTGGTTAAAAATTAGCCTCTAtcatactttgggtggatttcaaCTTACACATGCAAGTTAAACAACTTGTTATACCATCATatacaatttttttctcaaattaatatatttttgaaaACTAGACCTTTGGATTAATTGATTCGGATATATACcagaaattttaaaatacaatcaTTATATGTTTGATGGTTTTATTAAAGTCATTAATTATGGTAGGTTTTATGTGAATTTCATCATAATCAATGATCAAAATTAATTCGTTTTACATACAAAAATTGCATGTAATAATTTCTCACTACATAGTCTATGCATGTCAAATTTCTAGGCAATGAAA includes:
- the LOC110665191 gene encoding classical arabinogalactan protein 9; the encoded protein is MRHQKATIFVCLICIVIAGVGGQSPANPPTATPAPPTPTTPSPPTSTPAPPTTTPPPASAPPPVTQSPPPATPPPVSTPPPATPPPVSSPPPASPPPATPPPATPPPASPPPATPPPASPPPATPPPASPPPATPPPASPPPATPPPATPPPAAPPALVPAPAPSKKKLKAPAPSPLAPSPPAPPTEAPTPSLGSISPAPAGTDVSGVEKLISMQKIVGSLMFGWTIFCWLL